A region of the Caballeronia sp. TF1N1 genome:
ACGGCACCAGATCCACTTCCGGCGTGCGGCAGCGAAACCGATACTCGACGTGCGCCGCCGGGAAATGATGCAGGACCACCTGCATCATGGTGAATTTGTAGAGATCGGTATCGAGCAGCGAATTGATGATCATGGTTCTGGCTTGTACATCGATGCAAGGATGCCCGCGCGCTGTATAGGCCGCTACCGACCGCTATTGACGAGACGCGCCGCGCGCTGTCCGTTCATGTTACCCGAATGCGTGCACGGCATCCTGCCGCCCCGGCCCTTTTAGGAAAGCCGCATACATTAATCACGAATCGATATAAGGCGCATGGCGCGGCGCTCGCGTCGCCTTTTACCGTTACGCTACAATATGCGTTTTGGCGAGCGAGCCGCGCACGGCCCTGTGCCGCTGCCCATATGGTCATCTAAAAACGCCGCCCTCCCCCGAATTGCGCATGCAGGAGCCTGAATGACTCACGTTGTGACCGAAAGCTGCATCAAGTGCCGCTACACCGATTGTGTGGACGTGTGCCCGGTGGATTGCTTCCGCGAAGGTCCCAACTTTCTCGCGATCGATCCGGACGAATGCATCGACTGCGCCGTGTGCGTGGCTGAATGCCCGGTGAATGCAAT
Encoded here:
- the fdxA gene encoding ferredoxin FdxA, producing MTHVVTESCIKCRYTDCVDVCPVDCFREGPNFLAIDPDECIDCAVCVAECPVNAIYAEEDVPGDQQHFTELNAELARNWPSITKTKAPLPEADEFKDVKEKLDLLER